One genomic segment of Thermoplasmatales archaeon includes these proteins:
- the cas7d gene encoding type I-D CRISPR-associated protein Cas7/Csc2: MDSQENKSNSWKKLKENLMKEYFFVDKVEKSRKLRPEICLIVLREVVDPVLARSSDPERAELFIVRTKVKDDKGNETEKEIVRARINGEKFTSAERLTGLNICRILDQITKAKEEDKDTWSIISPNYLYNEISGGLQEALNPDTVTYGAAGVEKGETFSIKSRVIEGYTYTLEPYNLLNKEQHNALYETGTMTKVGSEEEGTEGEQGRGLYAHVNIEPPTKMVHFVRIEAPTPEMFLYVLYNILNTTTYFARSTRKGSIRNRILGVIFSKTAIGLSSGELIKEHFSDSSNIKNEYTNAEVIEAIKKYVDAHKNVYWKIMWNEDEDFKVLIDPLIKVALLKDESSKEIMREALVELTTQSKQAYKPPEKESKSKPKSK, from the coding sequence ATGGATAGCCAGGAAAATAAATCAAATTCGTGGAAAAAACTAAAAGAGAATTTAATGAAGGAGTATTTTTTTGTAGATAAAGTAGAGAAAAGTAGGAAGCTAAGACCCGAGATATGCTTGATTGTACTAAGAGAGGTTGTCGATCCAGTGTTAGCTAGAAGTTCTGATCCAGAAAGAGCAGAATTGTTTATTGTTAGAACTAAAGTGAAAGACGATAAAGGAAATGAGACAGAAAAGGAAATTGTTAGAGCAAGAATAAATGGAGAAAAATTCACATCTGCTGAGAGATTGACTGGATTGAATATATGTAGAATATTAGATCAGATAACCAAAGCGAAAGAGGAAGATAAAGATACTTGGAGTATAATCTCACCAAATTATCTCTACAATGAAATTTCTGGGGGTCTTCAAGAGGCACTCAACCCAGACACAGTAACATATGGCGCAGCGGGAGTAGAGAAAGGTGAAACTTTCTCTATAAAATCACGGGTTATTGAAGGATATACCTACACCTTGGAGCCATATAATCTCCTTAATAAAGAGCAACACAACGCATTATATGAAACTGGGACTATGACAAAAGTTGGCTCTGAAGAAGAGGGTACCGAAGGAGAACAGGGTAGAGGACTCTATGCTCATGTGAATATCGAACCACCTACAAAAATGGTGCATTTCGTAAGAATAGAAGCGCCTACACCTGAGATGTTTTTATATGTTCTTTATAACATTTTGAATACTACAACCTATTTCGCAAGAAGCACGAGAAAAGGCAGTATAAGAAATAGGATTTTGGGAGTGATATTCTCAAAAACAGCCATAGGTTTGTCTTCTGGAGAATTAATAAAGGAGCATTTTAGCGATAGTTCAAATATTAAAAATGAATATACAAATGCCGAAGTTATTGAAGCAATAAAAAAATATGTGGATGCTCATAAGAATGTCTATTGGAAAATAATGTGGAATGAAGATGAAGATTTTAAGGTATTAATAGACCCCCTGATCAAAGTGGCTCTTCTAAAAGACGAAAGTAGTAAGGAAATAATGCGAGAAGCTTTAGTAGAATTAACTACTCAGAGTAAACAAGCCTATAAACCTCCAGAAAAAGAGTCTAAAAGTAAACCAAAATCGAAATGA